In Jaculus jaculus isolate mJacJac1 chromosome 4, mJacJac1.mat.Y.cur, whole genome shotgun sequence, a single genomic region encodes these proteins:
- the Sowahc gene encoding LOW QUALITY PROTEIN: ankyrin repeat domain-containing protein SOWAHC (The sequence of the model RefSeq protein was modified relative to this genomic sequence to represent the inferred CDS: deleted 1 base in 1 codon), which yields MEGPAELGPEVVLRFLAERGGRAQHAELLQHFRDALGGPPEQRARARARFKELVNAVATVRTDPADGVKFVQLKKRFCTGSPPCEDAPPRDPPRIQVTAEPAEGGRRLEEAYPGDGEPSPETRAAPARGGPHGKASGREVQALPSAPLAVAPAEDPEAPPHGGDQADGSSSPGGPPTPRSARQNFRDLVMGSSPQLVRSVGPGGSSPGSSSGGGRGRAGGDSDSASVASSSAEEDGSAGGSVTLDPLEHAWMLSASDGKWDSLEGLLTCEPGLLAKRDFITGFNCLHWAAKHGKQELLAMLVNFANKHQLPVNINARSSGGYTALHLAAMHGHIEVVKLLVGAYDADVDIRDYSGKKASHYLSQSIGEEIKNLVGALDEEDGESAPGSGGGRWRLSKVLPSHLITYKLSHVPEDGPDHHHHHLAEGWAGSKTKEPSRKAFGSSSGRIKPRLNKIRFRTQIIHTTPSVRDAEQPLEEGEEEEEEDRPLKGHSSSFKLRPKSNVFG from the exons ATGGAGGGTCCGGCGGAGCTGGGCCCCGAGGTGGTGCTGCGGTTCCTAGCGGAGCGCGGGGGCCGGGCCCAGCACGCCGAGCTGCTGCAGCACTTCAGGGACGCCCTGGGCGGCCCGCCGGAGCagcgcgcccgcgcccgcgcccgcttCAAGGAGCTGGTCAACGCCGTGGCCACCGTTCGCACCGACCCCGCCGACGGCGTCAAGTTCGTGCAGCTCAAGAAGCGGTTCTGCACGGGGTCCCCTCCGTGTGAGGACGCG CCCCCCCGTGACCCTCCCCGGATCCAGGTGACCGCCGAGCCCGCGGAGGGCGGACGGCGCCTGGAGGAGGCGTATCCTGGGGACGGCGAGCCGAGCCCCGAGACGCGTGCGGCCCCGGCCCGCGGCGGCCCCCACGGGAAAGCCTCGGGGCGCGAGGTCCAGGCCCTCCCGTCCGCGCCGCTGGCCGTCGCGCCTGCCGAGGACCCGGAGGCCCCTCCGCACGGCGGCGATCAGGCGGATGGGAGCAGCTCTCCCGGGGGTCCCCCGACTCCGAGGTCTGCCCGCCAGAACTTCCGGGACTTGGTGATGGGGAGCTCCCCGCAGCTCGTGAggagtgtgggtcctgggggcagCAGCCCTGGGAGCTCATCCGGGGGAGGTCGCGGCCGAGCGGGGGGAGACTCGGATAGCGCGTCGGTGGCTTCGTCCTCCGCCGAGGAGGACGGCAGCGCTGGGGGCTCGGTGACGCTGGACCCCCTGGAGCACGCATGGATGCTTTCGGCTTCGGATGGCAAGTGGGACAGCCTAGAGGGGTTGCTCACCTGTGAGCCCGGCCTGCTGGCGAAGCGGGACTTCATCACGGGTTTTAACTGTCTACACTGGGCTGCCAAACACGGCAAGCAGGAGCTCCTGGCCATGTTGGTCAACTTTGCCAACAAACACCAGCTGCCGGTGAACATCAACGCCAGGTCCAGTGGGGGCTACACAGCCCTTCATTTGGCAGCCATGCACGGGCACATAGAGGTGGTGAAGTTACTGGTGGGCGCCTACGACGCAGATGTGGACATCAGGGACTACAGCGGGAAAAAGGCTTCTCATTACCTTAGTCAGAGCATCGGGGAAGAAATCAAGAACCTGGTTGGAGCCCTGGATGAGGAAGACGGGGAGAGCGCCCCCGGTAGCGGGGGTGGGCGCTGGAGGCTTTCTAAGGTGCTCCCATCACACCTCATCACATACAAACTCTCCCATGTCCCCGAGGATGGGCCcgatcaccaccaccatcatctggCTGAAGGATGGGCAGGAAGTAAAACAAAAGAACCAAGTCGTAAAGCTTTTGGCAGTTCTAGTGGACGGATTAAACCCCGACTCAACAAAATTCGCTTCAGAACCCAAATCATTCATACCACCCCATCTGTCAGGGATGCCGAGCAGCCactggaggagggagaggaggaggaagaggaggatcgGCCTCTTAAAGGCCACTCATCCTCCTTCAAATTGAGACCAAAGTCTAATGTATTTGGGTAA